In one window of Nitrospira sp. DNA:
- a CDS encoding CsgG/HfaB family protein — protein MAALLSSHCGVGYTIYKSESKLDRLAVPMTKAQVLGEIGRPDRVLRDDGRMLVWEYSLTTRNQWLYELGLCPISVWIGGCVIYPFTNIALERQREYPQHVVLVNEELCTWGPPVAILQRRKSCEVAGVPHGRADGRTGRPEPVVTGLGPINRETIDRYRTMAVMLFEDGPNAPGSGSRVAGIVTTLLLDLDMNMVERAKLDEVLKEQVIQLTHADDANVLKVGKLVGAHAIIVGGVQQWEQHSEARTNSVSLSLRIIDVETGQLLFNGEGHLTDRTTDDPESSARIIVHRILARFGSQTGLLGSGRIGVNWELLESGGAHYYVVRELRSGLPAEKAGLHVGDEVVGCNGSSLAGVKSEREAKRLCQIEAGQSLKLDIRRGGFPLELGIVAEPRPGL, from the coding sequence GTGGCAGCACTCCTCTCTTCCCACTGCGGAGTCGGGTACACCATTTATAAATCCGAGTCGAAGCTGGATCGGCTGGCCGTGCCGATGACCAAAGCGCAAGTGCTCGGTGAGATCGGCCGTCCCGATCGCGTCTTGCGGGACGATGGCCGGATGCTCGTCTGGGAGTATTCACTGACAACCCGCAATCAATGGCTCTATGAGCTGGGCCTCTGTCCGATCTCCGTCTGGATCGGCGGCTGTGTGATTTATCCCTTTACCAATATCGCCCTGGAACGTCAGCGCGAGTATCCCCAGCATGTCGTGCTGGTGAATGAAGAGCTGTGCACATGGGGCCCCCCGGTTGCCATCTTGCAGCGGCGAAAGTCGTGTGAGGTGGCCGGCGTGCCGCACGGTCGCGCAGATGGCCGTACAGGCCGGCCTGAGCCGGTCGTGACCGGGCTGGGGCCGATCAATCGGGAGACCATCGACCGCTACCGTACCATGGCGGTCATGTTGTTCGAAGACGGGCCGAATGCGCCGGGCTCCGGCTCGCGCGTGGCGGGGATTGTGACCACGTTGTTATTGGATCTCGATATGAACATGGTCGAGCGTGCCAAGCTCGACGAAGTGTTGAAGGAACAGGTGATTCAGCTCACCCATGCCGACGATGCCAACGTCTTGAAGGTCGGGAAGCTCGTCGGAGCCCACGCGATCATCGTCGGCGGCGTGCAGCAATGGGAGCAGCACTCCGAAGCACGGACGAACAGCGTGTCTCTCTCTCTGCGGATAATCGATGTGGAAACCGGCCAGCTTCTCTTCAATGGCGAAGGCCATTTGACCGATCGGACCACCGACGATCCGGAGAGTTCAGCCCGGATCATCGTCCATCGCATTCTGGCGCGTTTTGGTTCGCAGACCGGCTTGCTCGGCTCCGGACGTATCGGCGTGAATTGGGAGCTGCTCGAATCGGGCGGCGCGCACTACTACGTCGTGCGGGAATTGCGTAGCGGCCTCCCGGCGGAGAAAGCCGGACTGCATGTCGGAGATGAAGTCGTCGGCTGTAACGGGTCTTCACTGGCAGGAGTGAAATCAGAACGCGAAGCCAAGCGGCTCTGCCAGATCGAAGCAGGCCAATCTCTCAAGCTCGATATTCGCCGCGGCGGTTTCCCGCTGGAACTCGGCATCGTGGCCGAACCAAGACCGGGGCTGTGA
- a CDS encoding YqgE/AlgH family protein — translation MDMELGKGIFLVATPQLRDPNFRQTVVLLCEHGDEGALGVVVNRPTAMSISEALPQVPIIEGASHVLYAGGPVQTNHVMLLYRVDQLPENSHHVFDGVCLGGDMGVVERILTGPTTKDSFRAYLGYSGWGPGQLESEMKTGSWITLPADSKIVFEKDPAQVWQEILLSLGDAYKHYADMPFDPSCN, via the coding sequence ATGGATATGGAACTCGGTAAGGGCATTTTCCTCGTGGCGACGCCCCAACTGCGCGATCCCAATTTCCGCCAGACCGTGGTCTTACTCTGTGAACATGGGGATGAAGGCGCGCTCGGTGTCGTGGTCAATCGGCCGACCGCCATGTCTATCTCGGAAGCGCTCCCGCAGGTGCCCATCATCGAAGGGGCGAGTCATGTGCTCTATGCCGGGGGGCCCGTGCAGACGAATCACGTCATGCTGCTATACCGGGTCGACCAGCTGCCGGAAAATTCCCACCATGTGTTTGACGGGGTGTGCCTCGGCGGAGATATGGGCGTGGTCGAACGGATCCTCACCGGCCCGACGACCAAAGATTCCTTTCGCGCCTATCTCGGGTACTCGGGCTGGGGCCCTGGCCAGTTGGAGTCGGAGATGAAGACCGGTTCCTGGATTACTTTGCCCGCCGATTCCAAGATCGTGTTTGAGAAAGATCCCGCGCAGGTGTGGCAGGAGATTCTGCTGAGCCTGGGGGATGCATACAAACACTACGCAGACATGCCGTTTGATCCATCTTGTAATTGA
- a CDS encoding nitrilase-related carbon-nitrogen hydrolase, protein MRVGYYQYEPEFGKVAKNLEVIRAKLEQTEADLMVLPELCASGYQFVSVEEALALSEPVPDGPTTKMLVEVAKRRRMHIVAGLPERAGAHCYNSAVVVGPSGLLGCYRKSHLFFEETLCFAPGDTGFQVWDIGSAKIGVMICFDWYFPESARTLALMGADIICHPSNLVLPNCPDSMPVRCLENRIFAVTCNRIGTEARGGKDALTFIGNSEVVSSRGVILQRASRDREELAVVDIDPTEARNKALTRYNDLLGDRRSALYHK, encoded by the coding sequence GTGCGCGTCGGGTATTACCAATATGAGCCGGAATTCGGCAAGGTCGCGAAGAACCTGGAGGTGATTCGTGCCAAGCTGGAACAGACCGAGGCCGACCTCATGGTCCTGCCGGAGCTCTGTGCATCGGGGTATCAGTTTGTGTCGGTCGAGGAAGCACTGGCGCTATCCGAACCGGTGCCGGATGGACCGACGACGAAGATGCTCGTGGAAGTGGCCAAGCGCCGGCGCATGCATATTGTAGCCGGCTTGCCGGAGCGGGCAGGGGCGCACTGTTATAATTCGGCGGTGGTCGTCGGGCCGTCAGGATTGCTCGGCTGCTATCGAAAGAGCCATCTGTTTTTTGAAGAGACGCTCTGCTTCGCTCCTGGAGATACCGGCTTTCAGGTTTGGGATATCGGATCCGCCAAGATCGGGGTCATGATCTGCTTCGATTGGTACTTCCCAGAATCTGCGCGGACTCTGGCCCTCATGGGAGCCGACATCATCTGCCATCCCTCCAATTTGGTCTTGCCGAATTGTCCGGACTCCATGCCGGTGCGTTGCTTGGAGAATCGCATCTTCGCCGTCACGTGCAATCGCATCGGAACCGAAGCGCGCGGCGGGAAAGATGCCCTCACATTTATCGGCAATAGCGAGGTTGTCAGTTCCCGTGGCGTCATCCTGCAGCGCGCGTCGCGCGACCGTGAAGAACTGGCCGTGGTGGACATCGATCCGACCGAGGCGCGGAACAAGGCGCTCACCCGCTACAACGATCTGCTCGGCGATCGCCGTTCCGCGCTCTATCACAAGTAG
- the smbP gene encoding small metal-binding protein SmbP: MTISIRRSLVMLAAVSAFVAGPVMTGLALADNKHVAEAVEHAKEAAAHGKQGHADALVQHAEGALKHAEAAGVKNPHLDEGVKHLKEAIEHGKAGHADVATQHAEGAVTHLSEVK; this comes from the coding sequence ATGACAATCTCTATTCGTCGCAGCCTGGTGATGTTGGCGGCAGTGAGTGCGTTCGTTGCCGGTCCGGTGATGACCGGTCTGGCGTTGGCCGATAATAAGCATGTGGCTGAGGCCGTCGAGCATGCGAAAGAAGCTGCGGCCCATGGCAAGCAAGGCCATGCCGATGCCCTGGTGCAGCATGCTGAGGGCGCTCTCAAACATGCCGAGGCGGCCGGTGTGAAGAATCCGCACTTGGACGAAGGCGTCAAGCATCTGAAGGAAGCTATCGAACACGGCAAAGCCGGTCATGCCGATGTGGCCACGCAGCACGCCGAAGGTGCCGTCACGCATTTGTCGGAAGTGAAGTAA
- a CDS encoding sulfurtransferase produces the protein MTHPLLMDTETLQQRLGQPGLVIVDVRGKSAYEFGGHIPGAVHSTWHEYSDPNAIPKGLLNPDLAQVERQLSALGISNDSEVVIYSNPFDNWGDEGRMFWMLEYLGHQNLKVLDGGWVKWTAEKRPFGHGRETPKPGTFKAKPVKSVAMTKDELKLIVRQAHPQTAVLDARSLEEYLGKEVSGIPRPGHIPSAIHVAWNTFLNKDATIKDFVAIKDSLQDKGIQDSQEIICYCTGGVRSAWLYFILKLVGYQNVRNYPGSWWEWSRDFACPVEKDIQGLQKILGFNESARPS, from the coding sequence ATGACACACCCTTTATTGATGGATACGGAAACCTTGCAACAGCGTCTCGGGCAGCCGGGATTGGTGATTGTCGATGTCCGGGGAAAGTCGGCCTATGAGTTCGGCGGCCACATTCCCGGCGCCGTGCATTCGACCTGGCACGAATACAGCGATCCGAATGCGATTCCGAAAGGGCTCCTGAATCCCGATCTCGCGCAGGTCGAGCGGCAGCTCTCGGCATTGGGGATCAGCAACGACAGCGAAGTGGTCATCTACTCCAATCCCTTCGACAATTGGGGCGATGAAGGGCGCATGTTCTGGATGCTGGAATATCTCGGCCATCAGAACTTGAAGGTGCTCGACGGCGGCTGGGTCAAGTGGACGGCGGAGAAGCGCCCCTTCGGTCATGGCCGTGAAACGCCGAAGCCGGGCACGTTCAAAGCCAAGCCGGTGAAGAGTGTTGCGATGACCAAGGATGAGTTAAAGCTCATCGTCCGTCAGGCGCATCCGCAGACGGCTGTCCTGGATGCGCGCAGCCTGGAGGAGTATCTCGGCAAGGAAGTGTCGGGGATTCCGCGTCCCGGGCATATCCCTTCGGCCATCCATGTCGCGTGGAACACGTTTCTCAACAAGGACGCGACGATCAAGGATTTCGTCGCCATCAAGGATTCCCTGCAGGACAAGGGGATACAGGATTCGCAGGAGATCATCTGCTATTGCACCGGCGGTGTCCGATCGGCCTGGCTCTATTTCATTCTGAAGCTCGTGGGCTATCAGAATGTCCGCAACTATCCGGGATCCTGGTGGGAGTGGAGCCGGGATTTCGCCTGTCCGGTTGAAAAAGACATACAAGGGCTACAGAAAATTCTGGGGTTCAACGAGTCGGCGCGGCCTTCTTGA
- a CDS encoding multiheme c-type cytochrome, translating into MTRLVKIGLGVVGLAAAIYVYYTEIKPVVIFGLRDEYAHAIPFQKVPEGLTSLSAESCGSCHREIYDEWKTSIHAKAYEDPFFQAYWKKDKNIWVCLNCHTPLENQQPTLVKDIPRGRVEKAVQEPNPHYDPAYQKESVTCAACHVRDGVIYGPFEDSAAPHPTKFDPNFRTTQVCQRCHNVVSGPAQFYNVGPCGTYAEYEGKFFMQERGFICQSCHMPEVTRPVAPDSPIRHGRRHLWRGGHDPDMIQRAVAIEVKTDTPQPKPGDEIAVTLNLINAGAGHKIPTGDPDRHFTIEFSVEDAQKNVLDQQKSTIGRWILWQPAILELYDNRLLPLASREYSFAYRIPPKSEGLILKARVQYHILTDGQHEMLRTKYGLTGNDPYRFVIYEREFPLSEKLAAALDRENRQQTALSRPVEETSCKVKAAS; encoded by the coding sequence ATGACGCGGCTGGTGAAAATCGGGTTGGGCGTCGTCGGTCTGGCCGCTGCGATCTACGTCTACTACACCGAGATCAAGCCCGTCGTGATATTCGGTTTGCGCGATGAGTATGCGCATGCGATTCCGTTTCAGAAAGTGCCCGAGGGTTTGACGAGTCTAAGCGCCGAATCGTGCGGATCGTGCCATCGCGAGATTTATGACGAGTGGAAGACCAGCATCCATGCCAAGGCGTATGAAGATCCATTTTTTCAGGCTTACTGGAAGAAAGACAAGAACATCTGGGTTTGTCTGAACTGCCACACGCCGCTGGAAAATCAGCAGCCGACCTTGGTGAAGGATATCCCGCGCGGTCGTGTGGAAAAGGCGGTGCAGGAGCCGAACCCGCACTATGATCCCGCCTATCAAAAGGAGTCGGTCACCTGCGCCGCCTGCCATGTGCGCGACGGGGTGATCTATGGTCCCTTCGAAGATTCTGCCGCGCCGCATCCCACGAAGTTCGATCCGAACTTCAGAACTACGCAGGTCTGTCAGCGCTGTCACAATGTCGTCTCAGGTCCCGCCCAGTTTTACAATGTAGGCCCTTGCGGGACCTATGCCGAGTACGAAGGCAAGTTCTTCATGCAGGAACGGGGCTTCATTTGCCAGAGTTGCCACATGCCCGAGGTGACTCGCCCGGTGGCGCCGGATAGCCCCATTCGCCATGGCCGCCGACATCTGTGGCGAGGCGGGCATGATCCGGACATGATTCAACGGGCGGTGGCGATCGAGGTCAAGACGGACACCCCGCAACCCAAACCAGGGGACGAAATCGCCGTTACGCTGAACCTGATCAATGCCGGCGCGGGCCACAAGATCCCGACCGGCGATCCCGACCGGCACTTTACTATCGAGTTTTCCGTCGAGGACGCGCAGAAGAACGTGTTGGACCAACAGAAATCGACCATAGGGCGCTGGATTCTCTGGCAGCCGGCCATTCTCGAACTGTACGACAACCGGCTCCTGCCTCTGGCGAGCCGGGAGTACAGTTTTGCCTATCGTATCCCCCCTAAATCAGAGGGCTTGATTCTCAAGGCGCGGGTGCAGTACCACATTCTGACGGACGGGCAGCATGAGATGCTCCGGACCAAGTATGGACTGACGGGGAACGATCCCTATCGGTTCGTGATTTACGAACGGGAGTTTCCTCTTTCTGAGAAACTGGCAGCAGCCTTGGATCGGGAGAATCGTCAGCAGACCGCATTGAGTCGTCCAGTGGAAGAAACGAGTTGCAAGGTGAAGGCTGCAAGCTGA
- a CDS encoding histone deacetylase, translating to MGKTGLVYHPAYLEHDMGMGHPESPNRLRAIMQQLEQSGTMAQLTRIEPRMAEDEWITKVHTAAYLASLKQHAPTNGRVPLDPDTSMSPGSLTAAYLAAGGALAAVDAMMAKQVEHVFCAVRPPGHHAEANRAMGFCLLNNVAIAARYVQKKHGLSRVLIVDWDVHHGNGTQHSFEDDPSVLFFSTHQFPHYPGTGRESERGRGAGEGYTINVPMEAGEGDDEYRAVFHKVLVPAAERFKPELVIISAGFDAHKDDPLASMGLTEAGYAELTGIVAGIARTYAQGRILSSLEGGYNLTALAASVDAHVCGLLAS from the coding sequence GTGGGTAAGACGGGTCTTGTCTATCATCCGGCCTATCTCGAACACGACATGGGGATGGGCCATCCCGAGTCGCCGAACCGGCTGCGCGCGATCATGCAGCAGCTGGAACAGAGCGGCACGATGGCGCAATTGACCAGGATCGAGCCGCGGATGGCCGAGGATGAATGGATCACGAAAGTACACACGGCAGCCTACCTTGCGTCGCTGAAGCAGCACGCCCCTACGAACGGGCGCGTGCCGCTCGATCCCGATACGTCCATGTCTCCTGGTTCGCTGACCGCCGCCTATCTGGCGGCCGGAGGCGCGCTGGCCGCGGTCGATGCGATGATGGCGAAGCAGGTTGAGCATGTCTTTTGCGCGGTGCGGCCTCCGGGACACCATGCCGAAGCCAATCGCGCGATGGGGTTTTGTCTGTTGAACAATGTGGCCATTGCCGCGCGCTATGTCCAGAAGAAGCATGGCCTCTCCCGAGTGCTGATCGTCGATTGGGACGTGCATCACGGCAATGGCACGCAACACAGTTTTGAAGACGATCCCTCGGTCCTGTTTTTCAGCACCCATCAATTTCCGCACTACCCCGGTACGGGTCGCGAATCGGAGCGAGGCCGGGGCGCAGGGGAAGGCTACACGATCAACGTGCCGATGGAAGCGGGAGAGGGGGACGACGAATATCGCGCCGTCTTCCACAAGGTGCTGGTGCCGGCGGCGGAACGGTTCAAGCCTGAGCTGGTGATCATCTCAGCCGGATTCGATGCGCATAAAGACGATCCGCTTGCCAGTATGGGATTGACCGAGGCGGGTTATGCGGAGTTGACCGGCATCGTGGCCGGTATTGCCAGGACGTACGCGCAGGGGCGCATTCTTTCGTCTCTCGAAGGGGGATACAATCTCACGGCTCTGGCGGCCTCGGTGGACGCCCACGTGTGCGGGTTGTTGGCATCATGA
- a CDS encoding tetratricopeptide repeat protein produces the protein MPNPRIEPLKRVLAIEPTDDVAWFGLGKAYMEDGNFDEAAKALQQCVTVKPTYSAAYYALAQSLHKLGRIDECRAVAVTGIDVSTKNGDAMVTKNLEMLKSSLPA, from the coding sequence ATGCCCAATCCCCGTATCGAACCGCTAAAGAGAGTGCTCGCGATTGAACCGACGGACGACGTCGCATGGTTCGGTCTCGGGAAAGCCTATATGGAAGACGGCAACTTCGACGAAGCGGCCAAGGCCTTGCAGCAATGCGTCACAGTGAAGCCGACCTATTCAGCGGCCTACTACGCGCTCGCGCAATCCCTGCACAAACTCGGCCGGATCGACGAATGTCGTGCGGTGGCGGTCACCGGCATTGACGTCTCGACGAAGAACGGCGATGCGATGGTGACGAAGAATCTGGAAATGCTGAAGAGCTCGCTTCCCGCCTGA
- a CDS encoding M3 family oligoendopeptidase, which yields MAGRSSTRTASTSRQSKTQSFSDKWDLTHLVKNPTRQLDALLAELEAKVVQIESARPGLSPAMPNQDLLALLRCSEAIAQGSSRLGAFAYLWFSENTKDDAARSFKTQVEERLTALSNRLLFFELWWQSVDDTNAARLMADAGDLRYHLETIRRFKPHTLSEPEEKIVNLKNVTGRSAIHTLYDIVTNGFTFTLTVGGKKKTMSREELMAYVRSQKASVRQAAYQELYRVFSGQRDLLGEIYKTLVNDWKSENLGLRHFGSPIATRNLGNDVPDRAVDVLLSACAKNADIFQTYFKLKAKICKITPMSRYHLYAPHRTEAKKYKYADAAKMVLEAYRGFSPRLADLAEQVFTDRHIDGPTRSGKLGGAYCYSVVPGMTPYVMLNYTGEARDIATMAHELGHAVHGMMAKDHSVFTFHSTLPLAETASVFGERILSDALMSQERNKAVRQGLLIGQLDDIYATVLRQAYFVRFEKLAHQMVGEGATGDQLAKAYLGELRQQFGKAVKVPKEFQWEWLSIPHIFASPFYCYAYSFGNLLVLALYRMYKEQGAAFVPKYLELLETGGSEAPRDILAKVGVDMTAEAFWQSGFDTIREMVVQLEATLS from the coding sequence ATGGCCGGCAGATCCTCTACGCGAACCGCTTCGACATCACGCCAATCCAAAACTCAGTCTTTCTCAGACAAATGGGACCTGACCCATCTCGTCAAGAATCCGACACGCCAACTCGATGCGCTCCTGGCCGAGTTGGAAGCGAAGGTAGTGCAGATCGAATCCGCCCGGCCCGGCCTTTCTCCGGCGATGCCCAACCAGGATCTTCTCGCCTTATTGCGGTGCAGCGAGGCCATCGCGCAAGGTTCATCCAGATTGGGCGCTTTTGCCTATCTCTGGTTTTCAGAAAACACCAAGGACGACGCGGCCCGCTCGTTCAAGACGCAGGTCGAGGAACGACTGACCGCCCTCAGTAACCGTCTGCTGTTCTTTGAACTCTGGTGGCAAAGCGTCGACGACACCAATGCCGCCCGTCTGATGGCCGATGCCGGCGACCTGCGATATCACCTGGAAACCATCCGGCGGTTCAAGCCGCACACGTTGTCCGAACCGGAAGAGAAAATCGTCAACCTGAAGAATGTGACGGGACGCAGCGCGATCCATACGCTCTACGACATCGTGACCAATGGATTCACCTTCACGCTGACGGTCGGCGGGAAGAAGAAGACGATGAGCCGCGAGGAATTGATGGCCTATGTCCGCAGCCAGAAGGCCTCCGTGCGGCAGGCGGCGTATCAAGAACTCTACCGGGTGTTTTCAGGCCAGCGCGACCTGCTCGGCGAAATCTACAAGACGCTCGTGAACGACTGGAAGTCGGAAAACCTCGGGCTCCGCCACTTTGGCTCTCCGATTGCGACGCGCAACCTCGGCAACGATGTCCCCGACCGGGCCGTCGACGTGCTGCTCTCAGCCTGCGCCAAGAACGCCGACATCTTTCAAACCTATTTCAAACTCAAAGCGAAGATTTGCAAGATCACGCCGATGAGCCGCTATCACCTCTATGCGCCCCACCGCACAGAGGCCAAGAAGTATAAGTATGCAGACGCGGCAAAAATGGTGCTGGAGGCCTATCGCGGATTCTCTCCCCGCCTGGCCGATCTGGCAGAGCAGGTCTTCACAGACCGGCACATCGACGGCCCGACCCGTTCAGGGAAGCTCGGCGGCGCCTACTGCTACAGCGTCGTCCCCGGCATGACGCCCTATGTAATGCTGAACTACACCGGCGAAGCCCGCGACATCGCCACCATGGCTCATGAGCTGGGACATGCCGTCCATGGCATGATGGCCAAGGATCACTCCGTCTTTACCTTCCACTCGACGCTTCCACTCGCGGAAACCGCCTCGGTCTTCGGCGAACGGATTCTCTCCGATGCGTTGATGTCTCAAGAGCGCAACAAGGCCGTTCGCCAGGGACTGCTGATCGGCCAGCTCGATGATATCTATGCGACGGTGTTACGCCAGGCCTATTTCGTCCGCTTTGAAAAGCTGGCGCACCAGATGGTGGGGGAAGGCGCGACGGGTGACCAGCTGGCAAAAGCCTACCTGGGCGAACTCCGCCAACAGTTCGGCAAGGCCGTCAAAGTCCCAAAGGAATTTCAGTGGGAATGGCTGAGTATTCCCCATATCTTCGCCAGCCCGTTCTATTGCTATGCCTACAGCTTCGGCAATCTGCTCGTGCTGGCCTTGTACCGCATGTACAAGGAACAAGGCGCCGCCTTTGTTCCCAAATACCTGGAACTCCTGGAGACCGGCGGATCTGAAGCTCCCCGCGACATTCTGGCCAAAGTGGGCGTCGATATGACGGCTGAAGCCTTCTGGCAGTCAGGATTCGACACGATTCGCGAAATGGTCGTCCAATTGGAAGCGACCCTTTCCTGA
- a CDS encoding (2Fe-2S)-binding protein produces MYVCLCNGITESDVREAGRAGHVTPCALKAKFKLKGNGCCGRCAKNICEFVEIAAQGSATSCPRTTDR; encoded by the coding sequence ATGTACGTGTGTCTCTGCAACGGAATTACTGAATCGGATGTGCGGGAAGCCGGCCGGGCCGGCCATGTGACTCCCTGCGCCCTCAAAGCCAAGTTCAAGCTCAAGGGAAACGGCTGTTGCGGACGTTGCGCGAAGAATATTTGCGAGTTCGTCGAGATTGCGGCTCAAGGATCAGCGACCTCCTGCCCCCGCACAACCGACCGATAA
- a CDS encoding NAD(P)H-dependent oxidoreductase, whose translation MPTAAPSPFLPNALAVCLLIGSAFFGVSAVSADESIPTPIRILVAYHSLSGNTERMAEAVVEGAKGVPGAVIVMKRVGQVTADDLFSSDAVIVGSPVYWSNMSGEVKTFFDNWQFKFGVFPDFKMKNKVGAAFATGGQISSGKEVTMLTILAAMLGNHMIVVSGGGAFGASATTEGDSPGIDNKELAEARALGQRVAEVARLIHSAPSR comes from the coding sequence GTGCCCACCGCAGCCCCCAGTCCTTTCTTGCCTAACGCCTTAGCCGTCTGTCTACTTATTGGTTCCGCCTTTTTTGGAGTCAGTGCGGTCTCTGCGGACGAGTCTATTCCCACACCCATCAGGATCCTCGTCGCGTATCATTCCCTCTCTGGCAATACCGAACGAATGGCCGAAGCAGTGGTCGAAGGCGCGAAGGGCGTTCCGGGAGCCGTGATTGTGATGAAGCGTGTCGGGCAGGTCACGGCGGATGATTTGTTTTCATCCGATGCGGTCATCGTCGGCTCGCCGGTCTACTGGTCCAATATGTCGGGCGAGGTGAAGACCTTCTTCGACAATTGGCAGTTTAAGTTCGGGGTCTTTCCGGACTTCAAGATGAAAAATAAGGTCGGGGCGGCCTTCGCCACGGGTGGGCAGATCTCGAGCGGCAAAGAAGTAACGATGCTGACTATTCTGGCGGCGATGCTCGGGAATCACATGATCGTGGTCAGTGGCGGCGGTGCCTTTGGCGCCTCTGCAACCACGGAAGGCGACAGCCCCGGCATCGACAACAAAGAATTGGCTGAGGCTCGCGCCTTAGGCCAACGGGTCGCCGAAGTCGCGCGACTCATCCACTCGGCGCCTTCCCGCTAA
- a CDS encoding DUF192 domain-containing protein: MFIRVILIAFVVLSLAGPSNGDATPPAGSPAARLIPVKTPSGTVVQAEIADTPQKRAAGLMYRDHLKKDHGMMFFFDQAQEWTFWMKNTLIALDLIWMDDKKRVIHIERNVPICTRTDDSCPQYRPNDGAMYVLEIAAGTVDGLKIEKGTKLQFANP, translated from the coding sequence ATGTTCATTCGAGTGATCCTGATTGCGTTCGTGGTGCTTAGCCTGGCTGGTCCATCAAACGGAGACGCCACGCCGCCGGCCGGCAGTCCCGCTGCGCGGCTGATCCCTGTGAAAACCCCTTCCGGGACCGTCGTGCAAGCCGAAATCGCCGACACTCCTCAGAAGCGCGCCGCCGGGTTGATGTACCGCGATCACCTCAAAAAAGACCACGGCATGATGTTCTTCTTCGACCAGGCCCAGGAGTGGACCTTCTGGATGAAGAACACCCTGATCGCGCTTGATCTGATTTGGATGGATGATAAAAAACGCGTCATCCACATCGAACGGAACGTGCCGATTTGCACGAGAACGGATGATTCCTGCCCCCAGTACCGCCCGAACGACGGGGCGATGTACGTACTGGAGATTGCCGCCGGAACCGTGGATGGATTGAAGATCGAGAAGGGCACAAAACTGCAGTTTGCGAATCCGTAA